A section of the Dictyoglomus sp. genome encodes:
- the tilS gene encoding tRNA lysidine(34) synthetase TilS translates to MKNKRVLDPLEYKVLEFINKESLLKPSDSILIGISGGSDSFALSHILFNLSHIFNWKLSLAYVEHFIRKDTFIEKDLIKKFAEKRNLPLYFLEVSKRSLKEKELREERYRLLEKLAEEKGLDKIALGHTLDDQIESIIMNFLRGMGLKGLVGIPIKRGKFIRPLLNIKKEEIREYCKRNNIIYHEDYTNFLPITLRNKIRWQLIPFLQEISEHFPESLITQKKIAEEEEKFLNKFTEDYLNKEVVKKEDYLEINLSTWKDLAFPIKFRVLSQVYSGLNKNLSSRAITKIILQIEKPKEGFLGKINSIELYKSKNKILIVPLKKYDQYSITLKIPGHVELPTGEKLIAEVVDRENIKNIDFQNPFHVYFDYDKINLEELTIRTWKEGDRFKPFGLGGRSKKLQDFFIDRKIPRFKRNLIPLILGKNEILWIVGIGRSDLAKIDENTKKILYIKVEKEV, encoded by the coding sequence GTGAAAAACAAAAGAGTTTTAGATCCTTTAGAATATAAAGTTTTAGAATTCATAAATAAAGAGTCGCTTTTAAAACCTTCAGACTCCATTTTAATAGGAATCTCAGGAGGAAGCGACTCTTTTGCTCTTTCTCATATTCTTTTTAACCTTTCTCATATTTTTAACTGGAAATTATCTTTAGCTTATGTTGAACATTTTATAAGAAAAGATACCTTCATAGAAAAGGATCTTATCAAAAAATTTGCAGAAAAAAGAAATTTACCATTATATTTCCTAGAGGTATCTAAAAGATCTTTAAAAGAAAAAGAATTAAGAGAAGAAAGGTATAGGCTATTAGAAAAATTAGCCGAAGAAAAAGGACTAGACAAAATTGCTTTGGGACATACTTTAGATGACCAAATAGAATCCATTATCATGAATTTTTTAAGAGGTATGGGACTTAAAGGGTTAGTAGGGATTCCTATAAAAAGAGGTAAATTTATAAGACCCTTGCTTAATATTAAAAAAGAAGAAATTAGAGAATATTGTAAAAGAAATAATATAATTTATCATGAAGACTATACCAATTTTCTTCCCATAACCTTAAGAAATAAAATCCGTTGGCAATTAATTCCATTTCTTCAAGAAATTTCAGAACATTTTCCAGAAAGTCTAATAACCCAGAAAAAAATTGCAGAAGAGGAAGAGAAATTTTTAAACAAATTCACAGAAGATTATCTGAATAAAGAAGTAGTCAAAAAAGAAGATTATCTTGAAATAAATTTATCAACATGGAAAGATTTAGCATTTCCTATAAAATTTCGAGTTCTCTCTCAAGTATATAGTGGTCTTAATAAAAATCTTTCTTCAAGAGCTATTACGAAAATTATTTTGCAAATAGAGAAACCAAAGGAGGGCTTTTTAGGTAAAATAAATTCTATTGAACTATATAAATCAAAGAATAAGATTTTAATAGTTCCTCTAAAAAAATATGATCAATATTCTATAACATTAAAAATTCCAGGACATGTAGAACTTCCTACTGGAGAGAAGCTTATTGCAGAAGTGGTTGATAGAGAGAACATTAAAAATATTGATTTTCAAAATCCTTTTCATGTGTATTTTGACTATGATAAAATAAACTTAGAAGAGTTAACAATAAGAACTTGGAAAGAGGGAGATAGATTTAAGCCCTTTGGGCTCGGAGGAAGGAGTAAAAAATTGCAAGATTTCTTTATAGACAGAAAGATACCTCGATTTAAGAGGAATTTGATACCTTTAATCCTGGGAAAAAATGAAATTCTTTGGATTGTTGGAATAGGAAGAAGTGATTTAGCAAAAATCGATGAGAATACAAAGAAAATACTTTATATTAAAGTAGAAAAGGAGGTTTAG
- the mltG gene encoding endolytic transglycosylase MltG: MTKTNLKELWKLWKKKNGRKTWTRKIWKKSNLILLFFFLIFFALFFAISIIPRNFNKGEKIVFYIPKGSSALEIGHLLKEKNLIFSEFIFWFWCKILGVEERLKYGYYELSPRLSILEILKKLSRGDTLVIKVTIPEGLNLEDISYILSDKLNISREEFINLSKNPDKIRGIKKYFPEDLPSSLEGYLFPETYYFPRDVEEEYIILTMIDTFFKKINKEIPNWRKELEKKNFSLNDWVILASIVEKEGKLEEERPLIAGVFINRLKKGYKLQSCATVEYIFNFKKAILTYEDLKIDSPYNTYIYHGLPPTPISSPSLSSLKAVLYPEGDYLFFVSKGDGSHYFTKNYKEHLEFQKQKK; encoded by the coding sequence ATGACGAAGACGAATTTGAAAGAGTTGTGGAAGCTTTGGAAGAAGAAGAATGGGAGGAAGACTTGGACGAGGAAGATTTGGAAGAAGAGTAATTTAATTCTACTCTTTTTCTTTTTAATATTTTTTGCTCTATTTTTTGCTATTAGTATAATTCCACGAAATTTCAATAAAGGAGAAAAAATAGTATTTTATATACCGAAGGGAAGTTCTGCTTTAGAAATTGGACATCTTCTAAAAGAGAAAAATTTAATTTTCTCTGAATTTATTTTTTGGTTCTGGTGTAAAATTCTTGGGGTGGAAGAAAGATTAAAATATGGTTATTATGAACTTTCACCCCGACTTAGTATTTTAGAGATACTTAAGAAACTTTCTCGAGGAGATACTTTAGTAATTAAAGTTACAATTCCTGAGGGTTTAAATTTAGAAGATATATCTTATATTTTGTCTGATAAACTAAATATCTCAAGGGAAGAATTTATAAATCTTTCTAAAAATCCTGATAAAATAAGAGGAATTAAAAAGTATTTTCCAGAGGATCTTCCATCTTCTTTAGAAGGCTACCTTTTTCCAGAAACCTATTATTTCCCAAGGGATGTAGAAGAAGAATATATTATTTTAACTATGATTGATACTTTTTTTAAAAAAATAAATAAAGAGATTCCGAACTGGAGAAAGGAATTAGAAAAGAAAAACTTTTCTCTTAATGATTGGGTAATTTTAGCATCAATTGTTGAAAAAGAAGGAAAACTCGAAGAAGAACGACCATTAATCGCGGGAGTTTTTATTAATCGGTTAAAGAAAGGATATAAATTACAGTCTTGTGCTACTGTTGAATATATCTTTAATTTTAAAAAAGCAATTCTTACTTATGAAGACTTAAAGATAGATTCTCCATATAATACTTATATTTATCATGGACTTCCCCCAACTCCCATTTCTTCTCCTTCTCTTTCTTCTTTAAAAGCAGTATTATATCCCGAGGGAGATTATTTGTTTTTTGTTTCTAAAGGGGATGGAAGTCATTATTTTACAAAGAATTATAAAGAACATTTAGAATTTCAAAAGCAAAAAAAATAA
- a CDS encoding DUF1292 domain-containing protein translates to MAEHQYEEDILILEDENGQKYEYIIRDFVEVDEKTYVLLSPKSSNDPEEIYVFRCRISEEDGEYYIESLEEIDDEDEFERVVEALEEEEWEEDLDEEDLEEE, encoded by the coding sequence ATGGCAGAACATCAATATGAAGAAGACATTTTGATTCTTGAAGATGAGAATGGGCAAAAGTATGAGTATATTATTAGAGATTTTGTAGAAGTTGATGAAAAGACTTATGTTTTACTTTCTCCCAAGTCTTCTAATGATCCCGAAGAAATTTATGTATTTCGTTGTAGAATTTCTGAGGAAGATGGTGAATATTACATTGAAAGTCTTGAGGAAATTGATGACGAAGACGAATTTGAAAGAGTTGTGGAAGCTTTGGAAGAAGAAGAATGGGAGGAAGACTTGGACGAGGAAGATTTGGAAGAAGAGTAA
- the gspE gene encoding type II secretion system ATPase GspE, producing MIKPFDEKILNFLRERNILEGEIYKRLVNMLQISNKDIQTILLEQNILEPSELIKIISEILKWKIMSIENPEPNPEALKIIPSFLTKFYKFIPLKVENKTLHVGFTLPINPAAVDDIVLITGYSVVPYILDVSSKDNLKKETLIMEKSEVVDLQEKIIELKEEKIENVEKEELEIVEETEEKVIELKEEDLESIEKIVEEVQKVNFEEPEEKIIEENSVIKEVEETEESKKEERSKSKLIMEKIIGAVKDTLPRGDALLRSEKATRVPRRKLLGEILIEEGIITKEQLEIALEESHKRAKPLGETLLELKYINDYQLAQVLSIQLGFPFKSLKEIKIDPEIAKMINFSKAKQDLILPLYKENNRVVVAMVDPANIMALDDIKMITKSEVEPVVVPKNEFLEVINRLWKSQEMKEIIEDFTKVEEETQTLEVSEEEIREETGPTAKLVNSLLLEAVDQGASDIHIEPMEKGVRVRFRVDGILHQVANFAKKYHAPIVSRIKIISDMDIAERRVPQDGRIKMVIKGNTYDFRVSTLPGVFGEKVVLRILGRGEISLSLESLGFREENYKKYLKMLKTPYGIILVTGPTGSGKSTTLYASLNMINSPDINIITVEDPVEYQLPGIHQVQVNPKAGLDFAAALRSILRQDPDVILVGEIRDEETARIAIQAALTGHLVLSTLHTNDAPSTITRLIDMGIEPFLISSSLLGAVAQRLVRKICPNCKTSYEPTSEELEILESHLHIDVKNITLYKGKGCSNCNNRGYKGRTAIHEVMVIDDDIRELILKKVSKETIREAARRKGMNTLREDGLFKVLEGITTIEEVMRVTAAD from the coding sequence TTGATTAAACCCTTTGATGAGAAAATATTAAATTTTCTAAGGGAAAGAAATATTTTAGAAGGAGAAATCTATAAAAGACTTGTTAATATGTTGCAAATTTCTAATAAAGACATACAAACAATTCTCCTTGAGCAAAATATCTTAGAACCTTCTGAATTAATAAAGATTATTTCTGAAATTCTAAAATGGAAGATCATGAGTATTGAAAATCCTGAACCAAATCCTGAAGCCTTAAAAATTATTCCTTCTTTCCTTACTAAGTTTTATAAATTTATACCCTTAAAAGTTGAAAATAAGACTCTACATGTTGGATTTACTCTTCCTATAAATCCTGCTGCAGTGGATGATATTGTTCTTATAACAGGCTATTCTGTAGTACCCTATATTTTAGATGTTTCATCTAAGGATAATTTAAAAAAAGAAACCTTAATAATGGAGAAATCAGAAGTTGTAGACTTGCAAGAAAAAATTATTGAATTAAAGGAAGAGAAAATAGAAAATGTTGAGAAAGAAGAGCTGGAAATAGTAGAGGAAACTGAAGAAAAGGTAATAGAGTTAAAAGAGGAAGATTTAGAGAGTATAGAGAAGATAGTAGAAGAAGTACAGAAAGTTAATTTTGAAGAGCCAGAAGAAAAAATAATAGAGGAAAATAGCGTTATCAAAGAAGTTGAGGAAACTGAGGAAAGTAAAAAAGAAGAAAGAAGTAAATCTAAACTTATTATGGAGAAAATAATTGGTGCAGTAAAAGATACTCTTCCTCGAGGAGATGCCTTACTGAGGTCAGAAAAGGCTACAAGGGTTCCGAGAAGAAAATTGTTAGGGGAAATTCTTATTGAAGAGGGTATAATAACAAAAGAGCAGTTAGAAATTGCTCTTGAAGAATCCCATAAGAGAGCAAAACCTCTTGGAGAAACATTGCTTGAACTTAAATATATAAATGATTATCAACTTGCACAGGTATTGAGTATACAATTAGGATTTCCCTTTAAGTCTTTGAAAGAGATAAAAATTGATCCTGAAATAGCAAAAATGATCAACTTTTCTAAAGCAAAACAAGATTTAATTCTTCCTCTCTATAAAGAAAATAATAGGGTTGTGGTTGCTATGGTAGATCCCGCAAATATTATGGCATTAGATGATATAAAAATGATTACAAAGAGCGAAGTAGAACCTGTAGTAGTTCCCAAAAATGAATTCTTAGAAGTAATAAACAGACTATGGAAAAGTCAAGAAATGAAGGAAATAATAGAAGATTTCACAAAGGTTGAAGAAGAAACGCAAACTTTAGAAGTTTCGGAAGAAGAAATAAGAGAAGAAACTGGACCAACAGCAAAATTAGTTAATAGTCTACTTTTGGAAGCTGTAGATCAAGGAGCAAGCGATATCCATATAGAACCTATGGAGAAAGGAGTAAGAGTAAGATTTAGAGTTGATGGAATATTGCATCAAGTTGCTAACTTTGCCAAAAAATATCATGCTCCTATTGTTTCTCGTATAAAAATAATAAGTGATATGGATATTGCAGAAAGAAGAGTACCTCAAGATGGTCGTATAAAAATGGTAATTAAAGGAAATACTTATGATTTTCGTGTTTCCACACTGCCAGGAGTCTTTGGAGAAAAAGTAGTTCTTCGTATCTTAGGAAGAGGTGAAATTTCTCTATCTTTAGAGAGCTTAGGATTTAGAGAAGAAAATTATAAAAAATATCTAAAAATGCTCAAAACCCCATATGGAATTATATTAGTAACTGGGCCTACAGGAAGTGGAAAATCTACAACTCTTTATGCATCTCTTAATATGATAAATTCACCAGATATAAACATAATTACTGTAGAGGATCCTGTGGAGTACCAGCTACCTGGAATTCATCAGGTTCAGGTAAATCCTAAAGCAGGGTTAGATTTTGCTGCTGCTTTAAGATCAATTCTTCGTCAAGATCCTGACGTTATTCTTGTTGGTGAGATCCGAGATGAAGAGACAGCAAGAATTGCTATTCAAGCGGCATTAACAGGACATTTAGTTCTCTCTACCTTACATACCAATGATGCCCCATCTACTATTACTCGTTTAATTGATATGGGAATTGAGCCCTTTTTAATTTCCTCTTCTTTACTAGGTGCTGTGGCTCAAAGATTAGTTAGAAAAATATGTCCGAATTGTAAAACCTCTTATGAGCCCACTTCTGAGGAGTTGGAAATTTTAGAAAGCCATCTTCATATTGATGTTAAAAATATAACCCTTTATAAGGGTAAGGGATGTTCTAATTGTAATAATAGAGGATACAAAGGAAGGACTGCAATTCACGAAGTTATGGTTATTGATGATGATATAAGAGAGTTAATTTTGAAGAAAGTGTCAAAGGAAACTATTAGAGAAGCTGCAAGAAGAAAGGGTATGAATACTTTAAGGGAAGATGGTCTTTTTAAAGTTTTAGAAGGTATTACTACTATTGAAGAGGTTATGAGAGTGACAGCTGCTGATTAA
- a CDS encoding YqeG family HAD IIIA-type phosphatase: MLKELKPKRYIHSIFKIDFENLYKEGFRGIIFDLDNTIVPWNEKGIDSKTLEFLEYIKKIGFKIIIISNNWSLKRVKYYSTITKIPAIGGALKPRNRAFKKALNILKTSPKTTLVIGDRILTDIWGGNRLGMYTILVSPLNRNEIWIKKWTVRVLENLFIKIWIKKGELTEEA, from the coding sequence ATGTTGAAAGAATTAAAACCCAAAAGATATATTCATTCCATTTTTAAAATAGATTTTGAGAATCTATATAAAGAAGGCTTTAGGGGAATAATTTTTGATCTTGATAACACTATAGTTCCGTGGAATGAAAAAGGTATAGATTCAAAAACTTTAGAATTTTTAGAGTATATAAAAAAAATTGGTTTTAAGATAATTATCATATCTAATAACTGGTCTTTAAAGAGAGTTAAATATTATTCAACAATAACAAAAATACCTGCTATTGGAGGCGCATTAAAACCACGAAATAGAGCTTTTAAAAAAGCTCTAAACATACTTAAAACTTCCCCCAAGACAACTTTAGTAATTGGTGATAGAATATTAACAGATATATGGGGAGGAAATAGATTGGGAATGTATACTATTTTGGTCTCACCACTAAATAGAAATGAAATATGGATAAAAAAATGGACTGTTAGAGTTTTGGAAAATCTTTTTATAAAAATCTGGATAAAAAAGGGTGAACTAACAGAGGAGGCTTAG